A single genomic interval of Mycolicibacterium sp. MU0053 harbors:
- a CDS encoding LacI family DNA-binding transcriptional regulator — MAHRYKVREIAQQAGLSEATVDRVLNNRPGVRENTRAEVRQAIADLDKQRAQLRLNGRRYLIDVVMQTPTRFSDAFREAVEAELPTFAPAMLRARFHLWETGTAAATVDRLARLRGSHGVILKAQDEPVVAAAVDALESGGTPVVTYTTDIASSARTGYVGIDNHGAGTTAAYLIRQWLGQPVRPGTPVLITVSRNVFRGEGEREVGFRAALRGSGLEVIDVSESDGIDATNERLVLEALRRHPGIEAVYSVGGGNAATVAAFEKLGRVCRVFVAHDLDVDNRRLLHEGKISAVLHNDLRADARLALRKILQARGAMPAEPAKSVPVQIVTPYNIPG; from the coding sequence ATGGCGCACCGCTACAAAGTGCGCGAAATCGCCCAGCAGGCGGGCCTGAGCGAGGCGACCGTCGACCGGGTGCTCAACAACCGCCCGGGCGTGCGGGAGAACACCCGCGCCGAGGTTCGCCAAGCCATCGCCGACCTGGACAAACAGCGGGCTCAACTGCGGCTCAACGGCCGGCGCTACCTGATCGACGTGGTCATGCAGACCCCGACGCGGTTCTCCGATGCGTTCCGCGAGGCCGTCGAGGCCGAGTTGCCGACGTTCGCGCCGGCGATGCTGCGGGCCCGGTTCCACCTGTGGGAGACCGGCACCGCCGCGGCCACGGTGGATCGACTCGCGCGCCTGCGTGGCAGCCATGGCGTGATCCTCAAGGCTCAGGACGAACCGGTGGTGGCAGCCGCAGTCGATGCGCTGGAATCCGGGGGCACCCCGGTGGTCACCTACACCACCGACATCGCCAGCAGTGCCCGCACGGGCTACGTCGGCATCGACAACCACGGGGCGGGCACCACGGCCGCATACCTGATTCGGCAGTGGCTGGGGCAGCCGGTGCGCCCCGGCACCCCCGTCCTGATCACGGTGAGCCGCAACGTCTTTCGCGGCGAGGGGGAGCGGGAGGTCGGTTTCCGGGCGGCGCTGCGCGGATCCGGCCTCGAGGTCATCGACGTGTCGGAGAGCGACGGCATCGATGCGACCAACGAGCGACTGGTGCTCGAGGCGCTACGGCGTCATCCCGGGATCGAGGCGGTCTACTCGGTCGGCGGCGGCAACGCGGCCACCGTCGCGGCGTTCGAGAAGCTGGGTCGGGTCTGCAGAGTGTTCGTTGCCCATGATCTCGACGTCGACAACCGTCGGCTGCTCCACGAGGGCAAGATCTCGGCGGTCCTGCACAACGACCTGCGCGCCGATGCGCGGCTGGCGCTGCGCAAGATCTTGCAGGCGCGCGGGGCGATGCCGGCGGAGCCGGCCAAGTCGGTGCC
- a CDS encoding ATP-binding cassette domain-containing protein, whose translation MSTTAEAPIAETPSGGAVPLVELKNAGKSYGNIIALKDINLRVSAGEVTGVLGDNGAGKSTLIKIIAGLHKPTEGQLLIDGTPMEFASPKDALNAGIATVYQDLAVVSLMPVWRNFFLGNELRKRGLLKSLDSNAMRATTITELNKMGIDLPDVDAPIGSLSGGQRQCVAIARAIFFGARVLILDEPTAALGVKQSGMVLRYITAAKEQGFGVVFITHNPHHAHMVGDHFVLLNRGHQKLDCSYDEISLETLTQEMAGGNELEALSHELGRT comes from the coding sequence ATGAGCACTACTGCGGAAGCTCCGATCGCCGAAACCCCCTCCGGCGGGGCGGTGCCACTGGTCGAACTGAAGAACGCCGGCAAGAGCTACGGCAACATCATCGCGCTCAAGGACATCAATCTGCGGGTCAGCGCCGGTGAGGTGACCGGTGTGCTCGGTGACAACGGCGCCGGCAAGTCGACGCTCATCAAGATCATTGCGGGCCTGCACAAGCCGACCGAGGGCCAATTGCTGATCGACGGCACCCCGATGGAGTTCGCCTCGCCCAAGGACGCGCTGAACGCCGGGATCGCCACGGTGTACCAGGATCTCGCGGTGGTGTCGTTGATGCCGGTGTGGCGCAACTTCTTCCTGGGCAACGAACTGCGCAAGAGGGGCCTGCTGAAGTCGCTGGACAGCAACGCGATGCGGGCGACCACGATAACCGAGCTGAACAAGATGGGCATCGACCTGCCCGATGTCGACGCTCCCATCGGGTCGCTGTCCGGCGGTCAACGCCAGTGCGTGGCGATCGCGCGGGCGATCTTCTTCGGTGCCCGGGTGCTGATCCTGGACGAGCCCACCGCGGCGCTCGGCGTCAAGCAATCCGGGATGGTGCTGCGCTACATCACCGCGGCCAAGGAGCAGGGCTTCGGCGTCGTCTTCATCACGCACAACCCGCACCACGCGCACATGGTCGGCGACCATTTCGTGCTGCTGAATCGGGGTCACCAGAAGCTGGACTGCAGCTACGACGAGATCAGCCTGGAAACCTTGACCCAGGAGATGGCCGGCGGCAATGAACTCGAGGCGCTGAGCCACGAACTCGGCCGGACCTGA
- a CDS encoding sugar phosphate isomerase/epimerase family protein, whose amino-acid sequence MKIAGAPISWGVCEVPGWGHQLGPDRVLAEMRRAGLTATELGPEGFLPADTVALTALLDGFGLACVGGFVPVVLHDAGHDPAKDLAGPLDSLSAAGAGLVILAAATGADGYDSRPVLDDSQWATLLSNLDRLAAAAAERGIKAVLHPHVGTMVENRAEVHRVLAGSSIPLCLDTGHLLIGGTDPLELTRLAPDRIEHTHLKDVDAALCAKVQAGDMSYTDAVAAGLYVPLGAGDVDIAGIVKLLRDNGYDGWYVMEQDAILDAEPDEQDGPLSDVMASVSYLRSISG is encoded by the coding sequence ATGAAGATCGCGGGTGCGCCCATCTCCTGGGGCGTGTGCGAGGTGCCCGGTTGGGGCCATCAACTCGGTCCCGACCGGGTGCTCGCCGAAATGCGTCGGGCCGGGTTGACCGCCACCGAACTCGGTCCCGAGGGGTTCCTGCCCGCCGACACCGTGGCGTTGACCGCGCTGCTGGACGGGTTCGGGCTGGCCTGCGTCGGCGGCTTCGTGCCGGTGGTTCTGCACGACGCCGGCCACGACCCCGCCAAAGATCTGGCGGGACCGTTGGATTCGCTGTCGGCCGCGGGTGCCGGGCTGGTGATCCTGGCCGCGGCCACGGGCGCCGACGGCTACGACAGCAGGCCGGTCCTGGATGATTCCCAGTGGGCCACCTTGCTTTCCAACCTGGACCGGCTCGCGGCCGCGGCGGCAGAGCGGGGAATCAAGGCCGTGCTGCATCCGCACGTCGGCACCATGGTGGAAAACCGGGCCGAGGTGCACCGGGTGCTGGCCGGGTCGAGCATCCCGCTCTGCCTGGACACCGGGCACCTGCTGATCGGCGGGACCGACCCGCTCGAGCTGACCAGATTGGCGCCCGACCGCATCGAGCACACCCACCTCAAGGACGTCGACGCGGCGCTGTGCGCCAAGGTTCAGGCCGGCGACATGTCCTACACCGATGCCGTGGCCGCGGGCCTGTACGTCCCGCTGGGCGCCGGCGACGTCGACATCGCGGGCATCGTCAAGCTGCTGCGGGACAACGGCTACGACGGTTGGTACGTGATGGAACAGGACGCCATTCTCGACGCCGAACCCGACGAGCAGGACGGACCGCTGTCGGACGTGATGGCAAGCGTCAGCTATCTGCGGTCCATCTCCGGGTGA
- a CDS encoding heme-binding protein translates to MKSNPGISRRIAGVSVGALLGGAVAATIAIPAASAAPDCSPGGVANTVNTVQTSALSYLDGHPGANQALMSARGKAPAQAAADVRAYFTANPAEYYELRGILAPIGETQSQCNVSALPPTLSAAYDQFMAG, encoded by the coding sequence ATGAAATCCAATCCTGGAATCAGCCGTCGCATTGCCGGCGTCTCCGTGGGTGCGCTGCTCGGGGGAGCCGTTGCCGCGACCATCGCGATACCGGCGGCCTCGGCGGCGCCCGACTGCAGCCCCGGCGGCGTGGCCAACACCGTCAACACCGTGCAGACCTCGGCGCTGTCCTATCTCGACGGACATCCCGGCGCCAACCAGGCCCTGATGTCGGCGCGCGGCAAGGCGCCGGCGCAGGCCGCCGCCGATGTGCGGGCCTACTTCACGGCCAACCCCGCGGAGTACTACGAACTCCGCGGCATCCTGGCTCCCATCGGCGAGACCCAGAGCCAGTGCAACGTCTCGGCATTGCCGCCGACGCTGTCGGCCGCCTACGACCAGTTCATGGCGGGCTGA
- a CDS encoding Gfo/Idh/MocA family oxidoreductase — MTTLGLIGLGRIGAFHADTLTNLPGVDRLVITDERPDVARQVATKYGATPVDSVEALLSSGVDGVVVAAATPAHAELTLDAVERHLPTFCEKPVAGTAAESAAVAEVIARSGVPVQIGYQRRFDAAFSAVKAAVDSGALGTLHTVRSTTMDPAPPPMEYIAGSGGIFRDCAVHDFDALRWITGQEAIEVYATGSVQGDPLFSEYGDVDTAAVTVRFDGGALGLVSAARYNGRGYDCRLEVHGFDDTVVAGWDQGVPVRNADAVAAGAFPTGAPHRFFMDRFAAAFRTELEGFLKVVQGGPVSGATVADAVEVAWIAEAAAESLRRNAPITIEEVRR; from the coding sequence ATGACCACCCTCGGACTGATCGGGCTGGGCCGTATCGGCGCCTTCCACGCCGATACGCTGACCAACCTGCCGGGGGTCGACCGGCTGGTGATCACCGACGAACGGCCGGATGTGGCCCGTCAGGTGGCTACGAAATACGGGGCCACCCCGGTCGATTCGGTCGAAGCGCTGCTGTCCTCCGGGGTCGACGGGGTGGTGGTGGCCGCGGCGACACCGGCACATGCCGAGCTGACGCTGGACGCCGTCGAACGGCACCTGCCGACGTTCTGCGAAAAGCCCGTGGCGGGCACAGCGGCCGAGAGCGCGGCCGTCGCCGAGGTCATCGCACGCTCCGGGGTGCCGGTGCAGATCGGCTATCAGCGCCGCTTCGACGCGGCCTTCAGCGCGGTCAAGGCCGCGGTGGACAGCGGTGCGCTGGGCACGCTGCACACCGTGCGGAGCACCACGATGGATCCGGCTCCCCCGCCGATGGAGTACATCGCCGGTTCCGGCGGCATCTTCCGGGACTGCGCCGTGCACGACTTCGATGCCTTGCGCTGGATCACCGGACAGGAAGCGATCGAGGTCTACGCCACCGGCAGCGTGCAGGGCGATCCGCTGTTCAGCGAGTACGGCGACGTGGACACCGCCGCGGTCACCGTGAGATTCGACGGCGGTGCCCTCGGTCTGGTGTCCGCGGCCCGCTACAACGGCCGCGGCTACGACTGCCGGTTGGAGGTGCACGGGTTCGACGACACCGTCGTCGCCGGCTGGGATCAGGGCGTCCCGGTCCGCAACGCCGACGCGGTCGCCGCGGGGGCGTTCCCCACCGGCGCCCCGCATCGCTTCTTCATGGACCGATTCGCCGCGGCGTTCCGCACCGAGCTCGAGGGTTTTCTGAAAGTGGTGCAGGGCGGCCCGGTTTCGGGCGCCACCGTCGCCGACGCGGTCGAGGTGGCCTGGATCGCCGAGGCCGCCGCCGAGTCGCTGCGACGCAACGCCCCGATCACCATCGAGGAGGTCCGGCGATGA